The following nucleotide sequence is from Bacteroidota bacterium.
TCTAAATGATGAAACCTTTGAGGAAAAGTTCTCTTTGACTCTTACGAAAAGAAACGTTTGGATATTTCTGAGTGTTTCAACCTTCACGCTAGTCTTTTTGACTTCAGCAGCAATCATATATACTCCACTCAAATACTTTATTCCTGGTTTTGGCGACTATAATTATCGAAGCCAAATTATCCAACTACAATTTAAAACCGACTCGCTGCAAACCGCAATGGAAAGCCGAACAGCCTGGATAGATAATTTGGTCAATATTGCCTCCGGGAATATAGATACAACTCAACCCACTGCTAAAACAGAGCAGAAGGTAGATAAGTCCTCTTTCCATTTATCCGAACCGACTCCAGACGAAACCGATTTGCGTAAACAAGTGGAAAAAGAGGAGAATTACTCTTTAATCTACAACGGTACGCAAAGCAATGTGGTTGTAGAGGAAGTCCGTCAAATGCATGCCATAACACCGGTGGATGGCTTTGTGACCAGCGAATTTGATGCGCAGAAAGAACATTTTGGAATAGACATAGCTACCAAAAATGAAGCACCGGTCAAAGCTATCTTGGATGGAAAGGTGATCTCTGCTGCCTATACAATAGAAACCGGTTATGTTATCGAAGTGCAACACGCTCATAACCTTATATCAATTTATAAGCACAATTCGCGTCTGCTGAAAAAGCCGGGCAATAAAGTAAAGGCCGGAGATGTCATCGCTTTGAGTGGAAGTACCGGAGAATTATCCTCCGGTCCTCATCTTCATTTCGAACTTTGGTACGAGGGCAAAAGCCTAAACCCTAAAGATTATATCTTATTTTAGTGCGCAGTTTCATCGAATTATTCACCTTAAAAAGGTAATTAAATGTTCCATAGCAAGAAAACAGAAGAAGCCAACGGCCTGCTCCGAGTCATGAACCAATTTGGACAAGGAACCGTCATCAGTGGCGA
It contains:
- a CDS encoding M23 family metallopeptidase — protein: MALKIRTKANKKLRNRFRFVILNDETFEEKFSLTLTKRNVWIFLSVSTFTLVFLTSAAIIYTPLKYFIPGFGDYNYRSQIIQLQFKTDSLQTAMESRTAWIDNLVNIASGNIDTTQPTAKTEQKVDKSSFHLSEPTPDETDLRKQVEKEENYSLIYNGTQSNVVVEEVRQMHAITPVDGFVTSEFDAQKEHFGIDIATKNEAPVKAILDGKVISAAYTIETGYVIEVQHAHNLISIYKHNSRLLKKPGNKVKAGDVIALSGSTGELSSGPHLHFELWYEGKSLNPKDYILF